One Camelina sativa cultivar DH55 chromosome 3, Cs, whole genome shotgun sequence genomic window carries:
- the LOC104777247 gene encoding UV-B-induced protein At3g17800, chloroplastic: MQAIGSSGHGRLCFHHCHHSLSSKFLSPSSSPSLLPQRCHSFCIPKLGSTYENGRGRGGVTTTVRALGEEEEEDSFENFAPLAPVELESHVGQLLEQILRTHPHLFPVTVDEQLEKFAAENETLKADASSSQDILSKRISEVRDKDRRKTLAEIIYCLVVQRFVEKGISMIPQIKPTSDPAGRIDLWPNQEEKLEVIHSADAFEMIQSHLSSVLGDRTAVSPLSSIVQISKIKLGKLYAASAMYGYFLRRVDQRYQLERTMNTLPKRPEKTRERFEEPSPPYPLWDPNSLIRIQPEEYDPDEYAIQRNEDESSSYGLRSYVTYLDSDTLQRYATIRSKEAMTLIEKQTQALFGRPDIRILEDGKLDTSNDEVMSLSVSGLAMLVLEAVAFGSFLWDSESYVESKYHFLKA; the protein is encoded by the exons atgcaagccATCGGCAGCAGCGGCCATGGCAGGCTTTGCTTCCACCACTGTCACCACTCTCTCTCCTCCAAGttcctctctccttcttcttctccatccctTCTCCCTCAg AGATGCCATTCGTTTTGTATTCCGAAGCTTGGAAGTACCTATGAGAATGGCCGAGGAAGAGGTGGTGTGACGACGACAGTGAGAGctttgggagaagaagaagaagaagactcttttGAGAACTTTGCTCCGCTTGCTCCTGTTGAGCTTGAATCTCATGTGGGACAGCTTTTGGAACAGATTCTTAGAACTCATCCTCATCTTTTCCCCGTTACTGTCGATGAGCAGCTCGAGAAATTCGCCGCTGAGAACGAGACTCTTAAAGCCGATGCGTCTTCCTCACAAGATATTCTCTCTAA GAGAATATCTGAAGTTAGGGACAAGGACAGACGTAAAACTTTGGCTGAGATCATTTACTGTTTAGTGGTACAACGGTTTGTGGAGAAAGGGATCTCTATGATTCCTCAGATTAAACCAACTTCAGACCCAGCAGGACGGATAGACTTATGGCCAAACCAAGAAGAGAAGCTCGAAGTCATTCACTCCGCGGATGCATTCGAGATGATACAGAGTCACTTGTCTTCAGTTCTTGGAGACCGAACAGCGGTTAGTCCTTTAAGCTCTATAGTTCAGATAAGCAAAATCAAACTCGGAAAACTCTACGCTGCTTCCGCCATGTATGGCTATTTCCTTAGAAGAGTAGACCAAAGATACCAGCTCGAGAGAACCATGAACACACTTCCAAAACGGCCTGAGAAAACCAGGGAACGTTTCGAAGAGCCCTCGCCTCCTTACCCGTTATGGGACCCGAATTCCTTGATCAGGATCCAACCAGAGGAATATGACCCCGATGAATACGCCATACAAAGAAATGAAGATGAGTCATCGTCTTATGGGTTGAGATCATATGTTACGTATTTGGACTCGGATACGCTTCAGAGATATGCCACGATACGTTCTAAAGAAGCCATGACTCTGATTGAGAAGCAGACGCAAGCGCTCTTTGGGCGACCGGACATAAGGATACTCGAGGACGGTAAGCTTGATACTTCTAATGACGAGGTTATGTCTTTGAGTGTCTCTGGACTTGCGATGTTGGTTTTGGAAGCTGTGGCTTTTGGGTCTTTCTTATGGGATTCAGAGAGCTATGTTGAATCCAAATACCATTTCCTCAAGGCTTGA
- the LOC104777248 gene encoding probable xyloglucan endotransglucosylase/hydrolase protein 30 → MSERSSYNHIFFFFIILILGVCLRSSLAFTNLNTLSFEESLSPLFGDANLVRSPDDLSVRLLLDRYTGSGFISSNMYQHGFYSSMIKLPADYTAGVVVAFYTSNGDVFEKTHDELDIEFLGNIKGKPWRFQTNLYGNGSTQRGREERYRLWFDPSKEFHRYSILWTPHKIIFWVDDVPIREVIRNDAMGADYPAKPMSLYATIWDASDWATSGGKYKANYKFAPFVAEFKSFSLDGCSVDPIQEVPVDCSDSVDFLESQDYSTINSRQRAAMRRFRQRFMYYSYCYDTVRYPEAPPECVIVPAEKDRFKDTGRLKFGGTEARERRRNRRQQRRPEIESDPDERRLL, encoded by the exons ATGTCTGAAAGATCATCGTATaatcacatcttcttcttcttcataatctTGATCTTGGGTGTGTGTTTGAGATCATCATTAGCCTTCACGAATCTCAACACCTTAAGTTTCGAAGAATCGCTTTCTCCTCTCTTTGGCGATGCTAATCTCGTCCGTTCACCGGATGATCTCTCCGTTCGTCTCCTTCTTGATCGATATACCG gTTCTGGTTTTATATCATCGAATATGTATCAACATGGATTCTACAGCTCCATGATCAAGCTCCCCGCTGATTACACTGCAGGCGTCGTCGTCGCCTTTTAT ACATCAAACGGAGACGTGTTCGAGAAAACACACGACGAACTAGACATAGAGTTTCTAGGGAACATAAAAGGAAAGCCATGGAGGTTTCAGACAAATCTATACGGAAATGGAAGTACACAAAGAGGTCGTGAAGAAAGATATCGTCTCTGGTTTGATCCTTCTAAAGAGTTTCACCGTTACAGTATCCTCTGGACTCCTCACAAGATCAT ATTTTGGGTAGATGATGTGCCAATAAGAGAAGTGATAAGAAACGATGCAATGGGAGCTGATTACCCCGCGAAGCCAATGTCTCTCTATGCCACCATTTGGGACGCTTCAGATTGGGCTACTTCCGGCGGCAAATACAAAGCTAATTACAAATTTGCACCATTCGTAGCCGAGTTTAAATCTTTCTCTCTTGACGGCTGCTCCGTTGATCCTATCCAAGAAGTACCCGTGGATTGCTCCGACTCCGTCGATTTTCTTGAGTCTCAAGATTACTCAACCATCAACTCACGTCAACGGGCCGCCATGCGAAGATTTCGGCAACGTTTCATGTACTATTCATACTGTTATGATACCGTTAGGTACCCTGAGGCTCCCCCCGAGTGTGTGATTGTTCCCGCGGAGAAAGATAGGTTTAAAGATACGGGAAGGTTGAAATTTGGTGGTACGGAGGCGCGCGAACGTCGGAGAAATCGCAGGCAGCAACGTCGGCCTGAGATTGAGAGTGATCCTGATGAAAGAAGacttttataa
- the LOC104779030 gene encoding uncharacterized protein LOC104779030: protein MGITRNLPWFLIGDFNELKGNHEKRGGRLRSASSFIPFNSMIRHYGLLEFPSLGDSLSWRGWRDKKPIRCRLDRALAIEAWHDLFCHSFLEYLEMIASDHKPVLANLEDKIHRCQSGFRFDRRWLDKKGLFGAISAGWDFEANSQPGNFVDTFITCRHAISLWRKAQMPYGRETIEDLKSKLVAAQADDTSLVEEIAALTWQFWEAYQDKEVCWFQKVVVDG, encoded by the coding sequence ATGGGTATCACAAGGAATTTACCGTGGTTTCttattggtgattttaatgaattgaAAGGAAACCATGAGAAGCGTGGTGGGCGGCTGCGTAGTGCATCGTCCTTTATTCCTTTCAACTCCATGATCCGACATTATGGGTTACTTGAATTCCCAAGCCTTGGGGATAGCCTCTCTTGGCGAGGTTGGCGGGATAAGAAACCGATACGGTGTCGTCTGGATAGGGCTCTTGCCATTGAGGCGTGGCATGATCTTTTCTGCCACTCGTTTCTGGAGTATTTGGAAATGATTGCATCTGATCACAAGCCGGTGTTAGCTAACCTGGAGGATAAAATCCATCGGTGTCAGAGTGGCTTCCGCTTTGACAGACGTTGGTTAGATAAAAAAGGTCTTTTTGGGGCTATTTCAGCGGGCTGGGACTTTGAGGCAAACTCTCAGCCAGGTAATTTTGTGGATACGTTTATTACGTGTAGGCATGCCATTTCTCTTTGGAGAAAGGCACAAATGCCATATGGACGCGAAACCATTGAGGATTTAAAGTCAAAACTGGTGGCCGCACAGGCGGATGACACTAGTTTGGTTGAGGAAATTGCAGCATTAACCTGGCAATTTTGGGAAGCGTATCAGGATAAGGAAGTGTGTTGGTTTCAGAAAGTTGTAGTCGATGGATGA